One genomic window of Plasmodium coatneyi strain Hackeri chromosome 12, complete sequence includes the following:
- a CDS encoding Peptidase — MDPKNNMFFCSNTRMEHRRVGSNYPYMCREKSYDYERHPDIVSLILSMLPLLITTGIHLLINTNGYYIGNLFLMITYLFSFFFFILYYYNSYAVFVLFVFFSFFISLCLHEFAHALVAYKYGDITMVYKGYLYLDIVNYLDIFHTLVIPLITLLTTGFGLPGNLYWLQLHFIRSRFQMSLIYLSGPISDILCILVLVFFYNFYSYFKNSKNLSVQPHSILFISLATAASVLVDSFLLNICPIFGFDGWGILEPYLPYCLNTLINEEIVNTYLSYVCPLLVFIYFNFIETKYFFFTRIVNFILGRILGIEISHVTIGVNAFPTLFAYLRNV; from the exons ATGGATCCAAAAAACAACATGTTCTTTTGCAGCAACACACGGATGGAACACAGAAGAGTAGGCAGCAATTACCCCTACATGtgcagagaaaaaagttaCGATTATGAGAGGCACCCAGATATTGTGTCGCTTATTCTATCCATGCTCCCTTTGTTAATAACAACGGGGATTCACCTTTTGATAAATACAAATGGTTACTACATTGGGAATTTATTCCTAATGAtaacttatttattttctttttttttcttcattttgtattattataattcTTACGCAGTTTTTGTCCTCTTtgtgtttttctcctttttcatatCCTTGTGTTTACACGAATTTGCCCACGCGCTTGTTGCATACAAATACGGCGACATTACGATGGTTTACAAAGGCTACCTCTATCTGGATATAGTAAATTATTTAGACATTTTTCACACTCTCGTAATACCATTAATAACGCTGCTTACAACAGGCTTTGGGTTACCAGGAAATTTATACTGGCTGCAACTACACTTTATAAGAAGCAGATTTCAGATGtctttaatttatttatcgGGCCCCATATCAGACATTTTGTGTATCCTGgtacttgtttttttttacaatttttactCATACTTTAAGAATAGCAAAAATTTAAGTGTGCAGCCGCACTCGATTTTATTTATATCTCTTGCGACCGCTGCTTCCGTCCTGGTggattcctttcttttaaacaTTTGTCCAATTTTTGGCTTTGACGGATGGGGAATCTTGGAGCCCTACCTTCCCTACTGTCTGAATACCCT AATCAATGAAGAAATTGTGAACACCTATTTGTCTTACGTATGTCCCCTCCTggtttttatatatttcaacTTTATCGAAACCAagtacttcttcttcacaaGGATTGTTAACTTTATATTGGGGCGCATTCTCGGAATTGAGATTTCGCACGTGACAATTGGAGTTAACGCCTTTCCGACGTTATTTGCGTACCTCAGAAATGTGTAA